In Tripterygium wilfordii isolate XIE 37 chromosome 23, ASM1340144v1, whole genome shotgun sequence, one genomic interval encodes:
- the LOC119993753 gene encoding glucan endo-1,3-beta-glucosidase 5, whose translation MSFRGALLTLLLLMMVMVVVDGIGGNWGMLATHPLPPSTVVKMLQDNGIKKVKLFDADSASLTALSNSGIQVMVGIPNDMLSTLASSVEAAENWVAMNISAHISSNRVDIRCVAVGNEPFLSTYNGSFEGTTLPALQNIQAALIKAGLSTQVKVTVPLNADVYQSASNLPSDGHFRQDIHDLMLSIIKFLNDNGGSFTVNIYPFISLYKDPNFPIDYAFFDGYSNPINDGGRIYDNVFDANFDTLVWALQKNGYGNLSIVVGEIGWPTDGDHNANLKYAQKFNQGFMSRYTAGKGTPMKAGPLDAYLFSLIDEDAKSVQPGNFERHWGLFYFDGQPKYQLNLGVTNSSGLVAAKNVHYLAQKWCVMSTTASLDDPRVPPSVSYACGHADCTSLGYGSSCGNLDGRGNASYSFNSYYQQNNQLDSACRFPNLSVVTENDPSVRDCNFRIMIDLTGAGVVGAGSSCKPFGVVVSLFMFLLALT comes from the exons ATGAGTTTCAGAGGAGCCTTGTTGACGCTGCTCTTGTTGATGATGGTGATGGTAGTGGTGGATGGGATTGGAGGAAACTGGGGAATGCTGGCAACGCACCCTCTGCCGCCATCAACTGTGGTGAAGATGCTGCAGGACAATGGAATCAAAAAGGTTAAGCTTTTTGATGCGGATTCAGCCAGTTTGACTGCTCTCAGCAATTCTGGGATTCAGGTTATGGTTGGCATCCCCAATGACATGCTCTCTACTCTTGCGAGTAGTGTGGAAGCTGCTGAAAATTGGGTTGCCATGAATATCTCGGCCCATATCTCCTCCAATCGTGTTGACATCAG ATGTGTTGCAGTTGGGAACGAGCCATTCCTATCCACATATAATGGAAGCTTCGAAGGAACAACTCTTCCTGCTCTTCAAAATATCCAGGCGGCTCTTATAAAAGCTGGTTTAAGCACTCAAGTAAAAGTCACTGTCCCTCTCAATGCTGATGTATACCAAAGTGCTTCAAATCTTCCTTCTGATGGTCACTTCCGGCAAGATATCCATGATCTTATGCTATCGATCATTAAGTTCTTAAATGACAATGGAGGTTCCTTCACTGTCAACATCTATCCCTTTATAAGCCTCTACAAGGACCCCAATTTCCCCATTGACTACGCCTTCTTTGATGGCTATTCAAATCCCATAAATGATGGTGGAAGAATATATGACAACGTGTTTGATGCAAACTTTGATACTCTTGTTTGGGCCTTACAGAAAAATGGATATGGAAACTTGTCTATAGTTGTTGGGGAGATTGGATGGCCTACTGATGGAGACcacaatgcaaatttgaagtatGCCCAAAAGTTCAACCAGGGGTTTATGTCTCGCTACACTGCTGGCAAAGGAACCCCAATGAAAGCTGGCCCTCTGGATGCTTACTTATTTAGCCTTATAGATGAAGATGCTAAAAGTGTCCAGCCGGGTAATTTTGAGCGGCATTGGGGTTTGTTTTACTTCGATGGACAGCCCAAGTATCAGCTTAACCTTGGGGTGACAAACTCCAGTGGTTTGGTAGCAGCAAAGAATGTACATTATTTGGCTCAGAAATGGTGTGTGATGTCTACAACGGCAAGCCTTGATGACCCACGAGTGCCACCTAGTGTGAGCTATGCTTGTGGGCATGCAGACTGCACTAGCCTTGGCTATGGGTCTTCATGTGGAAATTTAGATGGACGCGGAAATGCTTCCTATTCATTTAACAGTTACTACCAGCAGAATAACCAGCTAGACAGTGCTTGCAGATTCCCAAATCTTTCAGTTGTGACAGAGAATGACCCCTCTGTCAGGGATTGCAATTTTAGGATCATGATCGACCTTACAGGTGCAGGAGTAGTAGGTGCTGGTTCTTCATGCAAGCCTTTCGGTGTGGTGGTATCTTTGTTTATGTTTCTACTTGCACTTACATGA
- the LOC119993754 gene encoding endonuclease V isoform X1 has product MANVSDEDAAATEMSLSSNHEDWIKIQESLKKVLIEEDDFKWKLPNPKSTSSTQSIPIEEEEERELEELKYVGGFDVSFSKEDPSIACGSLVVLELPGMKVTYHDFSLVRLYVHYVPGFLAFREAPLLLDLLENMKKQANQFYPQLLMVDGNGVLHPRGFGLACHLGVLTDLPAIGIGKNLHHVDGLTQSGVIQLLKAKESSGEEFVTLMGRSGRTWGVAMRSTKVSSKPIFVSIGHRVSLDTAINIVKMTCKYRVPEPIRQADIISREHIRKSPNLVGILEIKSSDY; this is encoded by the exons ATGGCAAACGTATCCGATGAAGATGCAGCGGCGACAGAGATGTCTCTTTCGTCTAATCACGAGGACTGGATCAA GATTCAGGAATCGCTGAAGAAGGTATTGATCGAAGAAGACGACTTTAAGTGGAAACTTCCCAATCCCAAATCAACAAGCTCGACCCAGTCCATtcctattgaagaagaagaagaaagagaattaGAAGAGTTAAAGTATGTGGGCGGGTTTGATGTGAGCTTCTCAAAGGAAGATCCGTCGATTGCCTGTGGTAGCCTCGTGGTTTTGGAGCTTCCAGGAATGAAGGTTACTTACCACGACTTCTCTCTTGTCAGGCTTTATGTCCATTACGTCCCCGGCTTTCTCGCCTTTCGCGAG GCTCCCCTTCTACTTGATCTTTTGGAAAATATGAAGAAGCAAGCTAATCAGTTCTACCCCCAG TTGTTAATGGTTGACGGCAATGGTGTACTTCATCCTCGAG GTTTTGGTTTGGCCTGTCACCTAGGTGTTCTCACTGATCTGCCAGCCATTGGGATTGGAAAGAAT CTGCATCATGTGGATGGCCTTACTCAATCTGGAGTTATACAACTTCTTAAAGCAAAAGAAAGCAGTGGTGAAGAATTTGTTACTTTGATGGGACGTTCTGGGCGCACATGGGGAGTG GCAATGAGATCAACTAAGGTCTCGTCAAAGCCCATATTCGTTTCAATCGGTCACCGAGTATCACTTGATACAGCCATCAACATTGTTAAAATGACATGCAAGTATCGTGTGCCCGAGCCCATTCGACAG GCTGATATAATATCAAGAGAGCACATCCGGAAGAGTCCTAATCTGGTGGGTATCTTGGAGATTAAATCCTCAGACTACTAG
- the LOC119993754 gene encoding endonuclease V isoform X2, with translation MANVSDEDAAATEMSLSSNHEDWIKIQESLKKVLIEEDDFKWKLPNPKSTSSTQSIPIEEEEERELEELKYVGGFDVSFSKEDPSIACGSLVVLELPGMKVTYHDFSLVRLYVHYVPGFLAFREAPLLLDLLENMKKQANQFYPQLLMVDGNGVLHPRGFGLACHLGVLTDLPAIGIGKNLHHVDGLTQSGVIQLLKAKESSGEEFVTLMGRSGRTWGVADIISREHIRKSPNLVGILEIKSSDY, from the exons ATGGCAAACGTATCCGATGAAGATGCAGCGGCGACAGAGATGTCTCTTTCGTCTAATCACGAGGACTGGATCAA GATTCAGGAATCGCTGAAGAAGGTATTGATCGAAGAAGACGACTTTAAGTGGAAACTTCCCAATCCCAAATCAACAAGCTCGACCCAGTCCATtcctattgaagaagaagaagaaagagaattaGAAGAGTTAAAGTATGTGGGCGGGTTTGATGTGAGCTTCTCAAAGGAAGATCCGTCGATTGCCTGTGGTAGCCTCGTGGTTTTGGAGCTTCCAGGAATGAAGGTTACTTACCACGACTTCTCTCTTGTCAGGCTTTATGTCCATTACGTCCCCGGCTTTCTCGCCTTTCGCGAG GCTCCCCTTCTACTTGATCTTTTGGAAAATATGAAGAAGCAAGCTAATCAGTTCTACCCCCAG TTGTTAATGGTTGACGGCAATGGTGTACTTCATCCTCGAG GTTTTGGTTTGGCCTGTCACCTAGGTGTTCTCACTGATCTGCCAGCCATTGGGATTGGAAAGAAT CTGCATCATGTGGATGGCCTTACTCAATCTGGAGTTATACAACTTCTTAAAGCAAAAGAAAGCAGTGGTGAAGAATTTGTTACTTTGATGGGACGTTCTGGGCGCACATGGGGAGTG GCTGATATAATATCAAGAGAGCACATCCGGAAGAGTCCTAATCTGGTGGGTATCTTGGAGATTAAATCCTCAGACTACTAG